A part of Bacteroidia bacterium genomic DNA contains:
- a CDS encoding T9SS type A sorting domain-containing protein, whose product MSIKKIKDMHRQIIGICMALLACSSLQSQAHLKAENGSFIRADGQVKLVLEDTRWEQEGTFIPDQSTVRVVGDALPADCAFASTTGITLYQIDLKKNTHNLQLETPLNITGKLNFFQGNLDLNGYLLDLGTTGFLIDETEIHRVLDQTGGGAIHVTSTINSPNQLNPGNIGLALSSSANWGVTTLIRRHDPYNLGGGNSILRSFEINPTNNSGLNATLRFDYFDAELNGVPESGFQLFHSTNNGLNWAVGGIATHNTTSNWVEVSGINTFSLWTTAPLSSFPLTWLGFTARWSQQSEQRVALLEWQTAHEQATDYFQIMRKEDQTGAIWQVVGETAAAGFSSGILSYDFVDAQIPQNPEPVTYQYRIRQVDLDGQFSFSQTVLLTTEAQYADQLSIWPNPANEVINIAGTITRGNEALSLSLIDSGGRKIRNTRFSGETQFVQEWSLAGLSEGLYQIVLETRNGLTSRRIQIHH is encoded by the coding sequence ATGTCTATCAAAAAAATTAAAGATATGCACCGGCAAATTATAGGTATATGTATGGCCCTGCTCGCTTGTTCTTCACTTCAAAGCCAGGCGCACCTGAAAGCAGAAAATGGATCATTTATCCGCGCTGACGGGCAGGTAAAACTGGTGCTGGAAGATACACGCTGGGAGCAGGAAGGCACATTTATTCCTGATCAGAGTACCGTCAGGGTAGTGGGAGATGCTCTGCCCGCAGATTGCGCATTCGCTTCCACCACAGGCATTACCCTGTATCAGATTGACCTCAAGAAAAATACCCATAACCTGCAGCTCGAAACGCCGCTGAATATCACCGGCAAACTTAACTTTTTCCAGGGAAACCTTGATCTTAACGGTTATTTACTCGACCTTGGTACTACCGGATTTCTCATTGATGAAACCGAAATACACAGGGTTCTGGATCAAACAGGTGGTGGCGCTATACATGTTACTTCCACGATTAATTCGCCCAATCAACTCAATCCGGGTAACATAGGACTGGCCCTTAGCTCAAGCGCCAACTGGGGCGTCACCACCCTGATCCGTCGTCACGACCCCTACAACCTCGGAGGCGGCAACAGCATCTTGCGCTCATTTGAAATCAACCCGACCAACAACAGCGGACTGAACGCCACTTTGCGCTTTGACTACTTTGACGCGGAGCTCAACGGCGTTCCGGAAAGTGGATTTCAGTTATTCCACAGCACCAATAATGGGCTAAACTGGGCAGTCGGAGGCATTGCTACACACAACACTACCAGCAACTGGGTAGAAGTAAGCGGGATCAATACATTTTCCCTTTGGACCACTGCGCCACTTTCGAGTTTCCCGCTCACATGGCTCGGTTTTACAGCAAGGTGGTCGCAGCAAAGCGAACAGCGCGTAGCCCTGCTGGAATGGCAGACCGCCCATGAGCAGGCAACCGATTACTTTCAGATTATGCGAAAAGAAGACCAGACAGGAGCCATCTGGCAGGTAGTGGGAGAAACAGCTGCCGCAGGATTTAGCAGCGGAATCCTCAGCTACGACTTTGTCGATGCACAAATTCCCCAAAACCCGGAGCCGGTCACCTACCAGTACCGCATCCGGCAGGTGGACCTTGACGGGCAGTTTAGCTTTAGCCAGACCGTACTGCTTACAACAGAAGCGCAGTATGCAGACCAGCTGAGCATATGGCCCAACCCTGCAAATGAAGTAATAAACATTGCAGGTACAATTACCCGTGGCAACGAAGCGCTAAGTCTTTCGCTTATCGATTCAGGAGGAAGAAAAATCAGAAATACACGATTTTCGGGAGAGACACAATTTGTACAGGAATGGTCACTCGCCGGCCTGTCGGAAGGCCTGTATCAAATTGTGCTCGAAACCCGCAATGGCCTGACCAGCCGGAGGATACAGATACATCATTAA
- a CDS encoding trypsin-like peptidase domain-containing protein, with product MTDLHTTLAKAVFKINTSSGSGTGFYLKEKGIMVTNYHVVAGNKAVAIEDQQQNRYLADVVFVNPEADLAFLVPEVALDSPELDIVSGTDLTSGSKVFVLGFPFGLPYTITEGIVSNVRQLMEGRHYIQTDAAVNPGNSGGPVVNANGAIVGVTTAKFANADNVGFAIPLEVLQQELTSLEQNPERVFSVKCQSCKTLIFQKTEYCPNCGANIDDTLFDETELTQFAKFVEGSLSGLNMNPILARAGYDFWVFHQGSSLIRIFVFNQNYLYATSPLNSLSGNNLEALYTYLLSDPVQPYSLAIYENHIYISYRVHITEIFSSRAEEIKYNLTHMALKADEMDNFFVEKFGCEMTNYSKLT from the coding sequence ATGACTGACCTGCACACTACGCTTGCCAAAGCTGTTTTTAAAATCAATACTTCCTCCGGAAGCGGAACGGGCTTTTACCTGAAGGAAAAAGGGATCATGGTTACCAATTACCATGTGGTAGCGGGCAATAAAGCCGTGGCTATTGAAGACCAGCAGCAAAACCGCTACCTCGCCGATGTGGTTTTCGTCAATCCCGAAGCTGACCTCGCCTTCCTCGTCCCGGAAGTTGCGCTCGATTCTCCCGAACTGGATATCGTATCAGGTACAGACCTCACCAGTGGGAGCAAAGTTTTTGTATTGGGTTTCCCCTTTGGATTGCCTTACACCATTACAGAAGGCATCGTTTCCAACGTGCGCCAGCTCATGGAGGGCCGCCACTACATCCAGACGGATGCGGCAGTCAACCCCGGTAACAGCGGCGGGCCTGTCGTCAACGCCAACGGCGCAATCGTCGGTGTCACTACCGCCAAATTTGCCAATGCCGACAATGTGGGCTTTGCTATCCCGCTCGAAGTCTTGCAGCAGGAACTTACTTCGCTCGAACAAAACCCCGAACGGGTATTCTCCGTCAAATGCCAATCCTGCAAAACACTCATTTTCCAGAAGACGGAATATTGCCCTAACTGCGGTGCCAATATCGACGATACATTATTTGACGAAACCGAACTGACACAGTTTGCAAAATTTGTGGAGGGTTCGCTCAGTGGCCTGAATATGAATCCGATCCTCGCCCGCGCAGGATATGATTTTTGGGTATTCCACCAGGGAAGCTCGCTGATACGGATATTCGTTTTTAACCAGAATTACCTCTACGCCACTTCTCCGCTCAACAGCCTCTCCGGCAATAACCTCGAAGCACTGTACACCTATTTGCTGAGCGATCCGGTTCAACCCTACTCACTGGCGATTTACGAAAACCATATTTACATTTCTTACCGCGTACATATCACCGAAATTTTTTCTTCAAGAGCCGAAGAGATCAAATACAATCTCACCCACATGGCCCTGAAAGCAGATGAAATGGACAATTTTTTTGTGGAAAAATTTGGCTGTGAGATGACCAATTATTCGAAGTTGACGTAA
- a CDS encoding YkgJ family cysteine cluster protein, which produces MKEPDQETEIDSILQTAKDKRKKTQDFLRRLRRQNPPNLDSIVHPIHDEVFAETDCLQCANCCKTTSPIFTDRDIDRIARSMRMNPSQFVEEYLHIDEDNDYVLNVAPCPFLGYDNYCSIYDERPKACREYPHTNQKKFHQVLRLTEKNAEICPATFRIVEKLRELLDR; this is translated from the coding sequence ATGAAAGAACCCGATCAGGAAACGGAAATTGATTCTATTCTGCAAACGGCCAAAGACAAACGCAAAAAAACGCAGGATTTTCTCCGCCGCCTCCGCCGGCAAAATCCGCCTAACCTTGATTCGATTGTCCATCCGATTCACGATGAGGTTTTTGCCGAAACCGACTGCCTCCAATGCGCCAACTGCTGCAAAACTACCAGCCCCATTTTTACTGACCGCGACATTGACCGGATCGCCCGGTCTATGCGGATGAACCCCTCCCAGTTTGTCGAAGAATATCTGCATATCGATGAGGACAATGACTATGTGCTCAACGTCGCGCCCTGCCCCTTTCTGGGGTATGACAATTATTGCAGCATTTACGATGAAAGACCTAAAGCCTGCCGCGAATATCCCCACACCAACCAGAAAAAATTTCACCAGGTGCTGCGCCTTACCGAAAAAAATGCCGAAATCTGCCCGGCTACCTTCCGGATTGTGGAAAAATTGCGTGAATTGCTGGACAGATAA
- the uvrB gene encoding excinuclease ABC subunit UvrB — protein sequence MSDKKFELVAPYTPAGDQPAAIKQLLEGIESGEKHQVLLGVTGSGKTFTIANVIKELNRPTLIMSHNKTLAAQLYGEFKEFFPNNLVEYFISYYDYYQPEAYVAATNTYIEKDLSINQDIEKLRLRATTSLCMDRRDVIVVASVSCIYGIGRPEDFEANIFYCAMGRVISQNTFLDKLVRLFYSRTQTVLEAGKFRVKGDTVDVYPPYDDFGVRFIFFGDEIEKIQRFEIESGKRVEDLRDYTMYPANLFVTRRETVNESIFEIQKDLMKQVEYFEAQGMFLEANRLKERTEYDLEMMRELGYCSGIENYSRYLSQREPGSRPYCLLDYFPDDFLVILDESHVTIPQIRGMYHGDRSRKFTLVEHGFRLPSALDNRPQKFEEFNSLVNQMVYMSATPSDYELEVSNGVVVEQIVRPTGLLDPPCEIRPCSNQVDDLLDEVDETVKKGNRVLVTTLTKRMAEELTKYLTDLGIKSRYIHSDVDALDRVEILRQLREGTFDVLVGVNLLREGLDLPEVTLVAILDADKEGFLRSGQSLIQTAGRAARHSEGRVILYADKITKSMQRLLDETEYRRAKQIAYNEEHGITPTTIKRSNKDIFQDKLGSRAKTYEEFEARVDMAAEAVAEYLSEEELKKKISNIRKEMEAASKELNFVEAARLRDEMFAFQALLKERR from the coding sequence ATGTCAGATAAAAAATTCGAACTGGTTGCACCCTACACTCCGGCGGGAGATCAGCCGGCTGCCATTAAGCAGTTGCTGGAGGGTATTGAAAGTGGCGAAAAACATCAGGTCTTGCTTGGCGTTACGGGTTCCGGGAAAACCTTCACTATCGCCAATGTGATCAAGGAGCTTAACCGCCCTACCCTGATCATGAGCCACAACAAGACGCTTGCCGCCCAGCTTTACGGTGAGTTTAAAGAGTTTTTTCCGAATAATCTGGTTGAGTATTTTATCTCTTACTACGATTATTATCAGCCGGAAGCTTATGTGGCTGCTACGAATACTTATATCGAAAAAGATCTTTCCATCAATCAGGATATTGAAAAACTTCGCCTGCGCGCTACGACTTCGCTGTGTATGGACCGGCGGGATGTCATTGTGGTGGCTTCGGTTTCCTGCATTTATGGTATTGGCCGGCCTGAAGATTTTGAGGCGAATATTTTCTATTGCGCGATGGGGCGTGTCATTAGTCAGAATACATTTCTCGACAAACTGGTACGCCTTTTTTACAGCCGTACGCAGACGGTGCTTGAGGCGGGAAAGTTTCGCGTAAAAGGCGATACTGTCGATGTATATCCGCCGTATGATGATTTTGGCGTGCGGTTTATCTTTTTTGGGGATGAAATCGAAAAGATTCAGCGGTTTGAAATCGAGTCGGGAAAACGGGTCGAAGACCTGCGGGACTACACCATGTACCCTGCCAATCTTTTTGTTACCCGTCGGGAGACGGTCAATGAGTCTATTTTTGAAATTCAGAAAGACCTGATGAAGCAGGTCGAATATTTTGAAGCGCAGGGCATGTTTCTGGAAGCCAACCGGCTGAAGGAACGCACGGAGTACGACCTCGAAATGATGCGCGAACTGGGGTATTGTTCGGGGATCGAAAACTATTCCCGCTACCTCTCCCAGCGCGAACCGGGTAGCCGGCCTTATTGCCTGCTGGACTATTTTCCCGACGACTTTCTGGTCATTTTGGACGAAAGTCACGTTACCATTCCCCAGATCAGAGGCATGTATCACGGTGACCGCTCAAGGAAATTTACCCTTGTGGAACATGGATTCCGCCTGCCCTCTGCGCTTGACAACCGCCCGCAGAAATTTGAGGAATTTAATTCGCTCGTCAACCAAATGGTCTATATGAGCGCAACCCCCTCTGACTACGAACTGGAAGTCAGTAATGGAGTTGTTGTGGAGCAAATTGTCAGACCAACCGGTTTGCTCGATCCCCCTTGTGAAATACGTCCATGTAGCAATCAGGTCGATGACCTGCTGGATGAAGTTGACGAAACCGTCAAAAAAGGCAACCGTGTACTGGTTACGACCCTCACCAAACGAATGGCCGAGGAACTGACCAAATACCTCACCGATTTGGGAATTAAATCGCGGTACATCCATTCCGACGTTGATGCGCTTGACAGGGTGGAGATATTAAGACAATTGCGGGAAGGGACATTTGATGTACTGGTGGGAGTCAATCTCCTGAGAGAAGGGCTGGACCTTCCGGAAGTTACACTTGTAGCGATACTGGATGCAGACAAGGAGGGATTTTTGCGTTCCGGCCAATCGCTGATTCAGACTGCCGGTCGCGCAGCAAGGCACTCAGAAGGAAGGGTGATCCTCTATGCAGATAAAATCACCAAATCGATGCAGCGTCTGCTGGATGAAACCGAATACCGCCGGGCCAAACAGATCGCTTACAACGAAGAACACGGCATCACCCCAACGACCATAAAAAGAAGTAATAAAGATATTTTCCAGGACAAGCTGGGCAGCAGAGCCAAAACGTACGAAGAATTTGAAGCGAGAGTGGATATGGCAGCGGAGGCCGTGGCAGAATACCTTTCGGAGGAAGAGTTGAAGAAAAAAATATCCAATATCCGCAAAGAGATGGAAGCCGCTTCAAAGGAACTGAACTTTGTGGAAGCAGCCCGCTTGCGCGACGAGATGTTTGCTTTTCAGGCTTTGCTGAAGGAGCGGAGGTAG
- a CDS encoding LytTR family DNA-binding domain-containing protein, giving the protein MIRSVIIDDESQARTVLRNLLSSDFPHIEVVGEGDDIDTGMEAIRIWQPDLVFLDIQLKSGTGFELLTRLGDENVEVIFVTAYDNYALTAFQFAAFGYLLKPLRISELQRVLQRFEEQQILKQQARQERLKVLIESYEDNGQVKKLIVQHMNGFQVLPLHEIIYLKGEDNYTRFILEKGEQTLVSKTLKDYEQLLTDFGFYRIHQSYVVNLRHIREYAKGEGGTVTMHNHDELPVSRRKKAGFLKKFLG; this is encoded by the coding sequence ATGATTAGAAGTGTAATCATAGACGACGAATCACAGGCGCGGACTGTTCTGAGAAACCTGCTGTCAAGCGATTTCCCCCACATAGAAGTGGTCGGAGAAGGAGACGATATCGATACAGGAATGGAAGCTATCCGCATCTGGCAGCCTGACCTTGTATTTCTCGACATACAGCTCAAAAGCGGGACAGGTTTCGAGCTGCTTACCCGCCTGGGAGATGAAAATGTGGAAGTGATTTTTGTAACGGCCTATGACAATTATGCCCTGACGGCATTCCAGTTTGCGGCTTTTGGCTATCTGCTAAAACCCCTTCGGATCAGTGAATTGCAACGTGTATTGCAGCGATTTGAAGAACAACAAATACTCAAACAACAGGCGAGACAGGAACGCCTCAAAGTACTGATCGAAAGTTATGAAGACAACGGCCAGGTAAAAAAACTGATTGTACAGCATATGAATGGCTTCCAGGTGTTGCCGCTGCACGAAATTATTTACCTGAAAGGCGAAGACAATTACACCCGTTTTATTCTCGAAAAAGGCGAACAGACACTCGTAAGTAAAACCCTGAAAGACTATGAACAATTACTCACTGATTTTGGATTTTACCGGATACATCAGTCTTATGTTGTCAACCTTCGGCACATCCGCGAATATGCCAAAGGAGAAGGCGGGACTGTGACCATGCACAACCACGACGAACTGCCGGTTTCCCGGCGAAAGAAAGCGGGTTTCCTGAAAAAATTTCTCGGCTGA
- a CDS encoding Rpn family recombination-promoting nuclease/putative transposase: MGVIRERYVNPLTDFGFKKLFGTEPNKSLLIDFLNQILPSRHQIKDLSYSNTEQLGSLDLDRKAIFDLYCIGESGERFIVEIQKAKQNFFKDRSLYYSSFPIQEQAKKGDWDYRLDPVYTVGILDFIFDDHKKEAELLHIVELKNQRCEVFYDKLKFIYIELPKFTKNESELSSHFDKWLYVFRHLANLNNRPQALQEKVFGKLFEAAEIARFTPEEKDAYEESLKYYRDLKNVVDTSRAEGLLEGMEKGMEKGIEKGMEKGKISVAIELKKNQVPIEIIMKSTGLSREEIEKL, from the coding sequence ATGGGCGTGATAAGAGAGCGATATGTTAATCCGCTGACCGATTTTGGATTCAAGAAATTGTTTGGTACAGAACCGAACAAGAGTTTGTTAATTGATTTTCTAAATCAGATTTTACCATCGCGGCATCAGATTAAAGACCTAAGTTATTCCAACACAGAGCAGTTAGGATCCCTTGATCTGGATCGGAAAGCTATTTTTGACCTATATTGTATAGGAGAATCCGGGGAGCGTTTTATTGTAGAAATTCAAAAGGCCAAGCAGAACTTTTTTAAGGATCGGAGCCTTTATTATTCATCCTTTCCGATTCAGGAACAGGCAAAGAAAGGAGATTGGGATTATCGCCTGGATCCGGTATATACAGTCGGGATATTGGATTTTATTTTTGATGATCATAAAAAAGAAGCTGAACTACTTCATATTGTAGAATTAAAAAACCAGCGATGTGAAGTGTTTTATGACAAGTTGAAGTTTATTTATATAGAGTTGCCAAAATTCACCAAAAATGAATCAGAGTTATCTTCTCATTTTGATAAATGGCTGTATGTATTTCGGCATTTAGCGAATTTGAATAATCGCCCCCAGGCCTTACAGGAAAAAGTATTTGGGAAATTATTTGAAGCAGCAGAGATAGCCCGGTTTACCCCTGAAGAGAAGGATGCCTATGAGGAGAGCTTAAAATACTATCGAGATTTGAAGAATGTCGTTGATACCTCTCGGGCAGAAGGTCTTTTGGAGGGAATGGAAAAAGGAATGGAGAAAGGAATTGAAAAAGGAATGGAGAAAGGGAAAATTTCAGTAGCGATAGAGTTAAAGAAGAATCAGGTTCCCATTGAAATAATCATGAAGTCAACAGGGCTTTCCCGTGAAGAAATTGAAAAACTTTAA
- a CDS encoding tetratricopeptide repeat protein yields MNYRCFIRIYLLLLCPVTCLLPQLVAQHPTPLADSLALRLDSVSAPAERMQLLNDMAWEYVDYDVVIAGSYAWQAWAIAVDLNDKSQQGQAMKALGMAAHNADILDDSECYFLEAISLFREVKDTTGLVAVFNNAGLMYRRQAKCEQASKMYLEGMAMARITGAIQKEGILWYNYFSTLIACHSFESAFETADSLMAFTFKHNNIFLRAHLLTQLGYMNYREENDSLALKQLLQAKVLADSLGNTELTSNVLNNLGNVYEGLKDYQKAYDYYMASFNMDKEMPVAQTVDNSYHNIGLVLSQMGRYHEAIPYIEHALKQNIARGNDAFLQESYYSLGIAYDKTGRSKEAVQAFIKYIDIQDSMFSENVQRSLQEVKQQYETEKVERDLADTRLKMEQQQNQNARLIAWLIAGLAVVLGMAGLIIMSIRRRRLELEKRKIELEYQVLRAQMNPHFIFNALNSIQAYFSEREFAQGNEYLGAFGQLMRRVLEHSRKSSISLAEELETLHLYLQLEQARLRDKFHYTIDLLEDLDESMIYIPPLILQPFVENAIWHGIAPKSSPGLIRIRCSMPHDSDDLLRVEISDDGIGLQSAARHNHEKHNTSRGISIIRERLGKKGSIRIEEIVDAHDLVKGTRVLLEIPLSDD; encoded by the coding sequence ATGAATTACAGGTGCTTTATACGGATTTACTTGCTCCTGCTTTGTCCTGTGACCTGCCTGCTGCCTCAACTGGTTGCACAGCATCCTACGCCGCTCGCTGACAGCCTTGCTTTGCGCCTTGACTCTGTTTCTGCTCCGGCAGAGCGGATGCAGTTGCTCAATGACATGGCTTGGGAGTATGTCGATTATGATGTTGTCATTGCCGGTTCGTATGCCTGGCAGGCATGGGCAATAGCAGTCGACCTCAACGATAAAAGTCAGCAGGGGCAAGCGATGAAAGCACTGGGCATGGCTGCACATAATGCAGACATCCTCGACGATTCGGAATGTTATTTTCTGGAGGCGATATCCCTCTTCAGGGAAGTAAAAGACACTACCGGATTGGTAGCAGTTTTCAACAACGCCGGCCTCATGTACAGGCGACAGGCCAAATGCGAACAGGCCAGTAAAATGTATCTGGAAGGCATGGCTATGGCACGAATTACCGGCGCAATACAAAAAGAGGGAATCCTGTGGTATAACTATTTCTCTACCCTGATTGCCTGCCATTCTTTCGAAAGCGCTTTTGAGACTGCAGACTCGCTCATGGCTTTTACTTTCAAACACAATAATATTTTCCTGCGGGCACACCTGCTTACCCAATTGGGTTATATGAACTACCGGGAAGAGAATGATTCGCTCGCATTAAAACAACTGCTTCAGGCCAAAGTGCTCGCAGACTCACTCGGCAATACAGAGCTGACTTCCAATGTGCTCAACAACCTGGGAAATGTATATGAGGGACTGAAAGATTATCAGAAGGCCTACGACTACTATATGGCAAGCTTTAATATGGATAAAGAAATGCCCGTAGCGCAAACCGTGGACAACAGCTATCACAATATCGGATTGGTACTATCTCAAATGGGGCGATACCACGAGGCCATTCCCTATATCGAACACGCGCTCAAACAGAATATCGCCAGAGGAAATGATGCTTTTCTTCAGGAAAGTTATTACAGCCTGGGCATTGCTTATGACAAAACAGGAAGGAGCAAAGAAGCCGTTCAGGCTTTTATCAAGTACATTGACATTCAGGATAGTATGTTTAGCGAGAATGTGCAACGCTCGCTACAGGAAGTCAAACAACAGTACGAAACAGAAAAAGTTGAAAGAGACCTTGCCGATACCCGACTCAAAATGGAACAACAGCAAAACCAAAACGCTCGTCTCATCGCGTGGCTGATTGCCGGGCTTGCTGTGGTACTGGGAATGGCAGGATTGATCATCATGAGCATAAGAAGGCGGCGACTGGAATTGGAAAAACGGAAAATCGAACTCGAATACCAGGTGCTCCGCGCTCAGATGAATCCTCATTTTATTTTTAATGCGCTCAACTCGATTCAGGCATATTTCTCCGAACGGGAATTTGCTCAGGGAAATGAATACCTCGGCGCTTTTGGCCAACTGATGCGCCGGGTACTCGAACATTCGCGGAAAAGTTCTATTTCACTGGCAGAAGAACTGGAAACCCTGCACCTCTACCTGCAGTTGGAACAGGCGAGGCTCAGGGATAAATTTCACTACACCATTGATCTGCTCGAAGATTTGGACGAATCGATGATTTATATACCACCATTAATTTTACAGCCTTTTGTCGAAAACGCCATCTGGCATGGGATTGCACCCAAATCCAGTCCCGGACTGATCCGGATCCGTTGTTCGATGCCCCACGACAGCGACGATTTGTTGCGCGTAGAGATCAGCGACGACGGAATCGGTCTTCAGTCCGCAGCCCGGCACAATCATGAAAAACATAATACTTCCAGAGGTATATCTATCATACGCGAGCGCCTGGGCAAAAAGGGCAGTATCCGTATTGAAGAAATTGTGGATGCCCACGATCTGGTGAAAGGAACCCGTGTTTTACTAGAAATTCCTCTTTCCGATGATTAG